A genomic window from Pseudomonas alcaligenes includes:
- a CDS encoding F0F1 ATP synthase subunit I, with the protein MDARTPNRLPFHRLPVFPVLLVQLAVILLAAAALFGWRGAVSGYSGLCGGLIAWLPNLYFAHKAFRFSGARAAQSIVRSFYAGEAGKLILTAVLFALAFVVVKPLEAPALFGVFVLALSVGWFAPLLMRTRLSRP; encoded by the coding sequence ATGGACGCCCGCACGCCGAACCGCCTGCCCTTCCATCGTCTGCCGGTGTTTCCGGTGCTGCTGGTCCAACTGGCCGTGATCCTGCTGGCCGCTGCCGCCCTGTTCGGCTGGCGCGGCGCGGTGAGTGGCTACTCGGGACTCTGTGGGGGGCTCATCGCCTGGCTCCCCAACCTGTATTTCGCCCACAAGGCGTTCCGCTTCAGCGGGGCGCGGGCCGCCCAGAGCATCGTCCGGTCGTTCTACGCCGGCGAGGCGGGCAAGCTGATTCTGACGGCAGTGCTGTTTGCACTGGCGTTCGTGGTGGTGAAACCGCTGGAGGCGCCGGCGCTGTTCGGTGTCTTCGTGCTGGCGCTCAGCGTCGGCTGGTTCGCCCCGCTGCTGATGAGAACAAGACTTTCGAGACCTTAG
- a CDS encoding ParA family protein: MAKVFAIANQKGGVGKTTTCINLAASLVATKRRVLLIDLDPQGNATMGSGVDKQALEHSIYDVLIGESTVGEAMQFSEHGGYQLLPANRDLTAAEVALLEMKMKESRLRYALAPIRENYDYILIDCPPALSMLTVNALVAADGVIIPMQCEYYALEGLTDLMNSIQRIGQLLNPSLKIEGLLRTMYDPRISLTNDVSAQLKEHFGEQLYDVVIPRNVRLAEAPSFGMPALAYDKQSRGAIAYLALAGELVRRQRAAAKTATA, translated from the coding sequence ATGGCCAAGGTATTCGCGATCGCCAATCAGAAAGGCGGGGTCGGCAAGACCACCACCTGCATCAACCTGGCCGCCTCGCTGGTCGCCACCAAGCGCCGCGTGCTGCTGATCGACCTCGATCCACAGGGCAACGCCACCATGGGCAGCGGTGTGGATAAGCAGGCCCTGGAGCACTCCATCTACGACGTGCTGATTGGCGAGAGCACCGTCGGCGAGGCCATGCAGTTCTCCGAGCACGGCGGCTACCAGTTGCTGCCGGCCAACCGCGACCTGACCGCCGCCGAAGTCGCCCTGCTGGAAATGAAGATGAAGGAGAGCCGCCTGCGCTATGCGCTGGCGCCGATCCGCGAGAACTACGACTACATCCTCATCGACTGCCCGCCGGCGCTGTCGATGCTCACGGTCAACGCCCTGGTCGCCGCCGACGGCGTGATCATCCCCATGCAGTGCGAGTACTACGCGCTGGAGGGCCTGACCGACCTGATGAACAGCATCCAGCGCATCGGCCAGCTGCTCAACCCGAGCCTGAAGATCGAGGGCCTGCTGCGCACCATGTATGACCCGCGCATCAGCCTGACCAACGACGTCAGCGCCCAGCTCAAGGAGCATTTCGGCGAGCAGCTGTACGACGTGGTCATCCCGCGCAACGTGCGCCTGGCCGAGGCGCCCAGCTTCGGCATGCCGGCGCTGGCCTACGACAAGCAATCGCGCGGCGCCATCGCCTACCTGGCGCTGGCCGGCGAACTGGTGCGCCGTCAGCGCGCCGCCGCGAAAACCGCAACCGCATAA
- a CDS encoding F0F1 ATP synthase subunit B yields the protein MNINATLIGQAVAFFIFVLFCMKFVWPPVITALRERQKKIADGLDAANRAARDLELAHEKVAQQLREAKTQAAEIIEQAKKRATQIVDEARDQARVEADRVKAQAQAEIEQEINGVKDALRAQVGALAVTGAEKILGSTIDQNAHAELVNKLAAEI from the coding sequence GTGAACATTAATGCAACCCTGATTGGCCAGGCCGTTGCGTTCTTCATTTTCGTGCTGTTCTGCATGAAGTTCGTGTGGCCTCCGGTCATCACGGCTCTGCGCGAACGCCAAAAGAAGATCGCCGATGGTCTGGACGCCGCCAACCGTGCGGCTCGCGATCTGGAACTGGCCCACGAGAAAGTGGCCCAGCAACTGCGCGAAGCCAAAACCCAGGCTGCTGAAATCATCGAGCAAGCCAAAAAGCGCGCGACCCAGATCGTCGACGAAGCCCGTGATCAGGCTCGTGTCGAGGCTGACCGCGTGAAGGCTCAGGCTCAGGCCGAGATCGAGCAGGAAATCAACGGTGTCAAAGACGCCCTGCGTGCCCAAGTGGGTGCCCTGGCCGTTACCGGTGCCGAGAAGATCCTGGGCTCGACCATCGATCAAAACGCGCATGCGGAGCTGGTTAACAAACTGGCAGCCGAAATCTAA
- the rsmG gene encoding 16S rRNA (guanine(527)-N(7))-methyltransferase RsmG, which produces MSVVTQRHADELAQGAQTLGVALSPLQQEQLLAYLALLIKWNKAYNLTAVRNPDEMVSRHLLDSLSVVPFVARYGDNWLDVGSGGGMPGIPLAILFPERRFTLLDSNGKKTRFLTQVKLELKLANLEVIHSRVEEFRPQIPFSGICSRAFSSLQDFTDWTRHLGNGDTHWLAMKGVQPDDELQALPADIRLQSCDVLKVPGCQGQRHLLILRRSV; this is translated from the coding sequence ATGTCCGTGGTCACCCAACGCCATGCCGATGAACTCGCGCAGGGCGCGCAGACGCTCGGCGTGGCACTCAGCCCCCTGCAGCAGGAACAGCTGCTGGCCTACCTGGCCCTGCTGATCAAGTGGAACAAGGCCTACAACCTGACCGCGGTGCGCAACCCGGACGAGATGGTGTCGCGTCATCTGCTCGACAGCCTCAGCGTGGTGCCCTTCGTCGCCCGATACGGTGACAACTGGTTGGACGTCGGCAGCGGTGGCGGCATGCCCGGCATTCCGCTGGCCATCTTGTTCCCCGAGCGGCGCTTCACCCTGCTCGACTCCAACGGCAAGAAGACCCGCTTCCTCACCCAGGTGAAGCTGGAGCTCAAGCTCGCCAACCTGGAAGTTATCCACAGCCGGGTCGAGGAGTTCCGTCCGCAGATCCCGTTCAGCGGCATCTGCTCGCGCGCCTTCAGCTCGCTGCAGGACTTCACCGACTGGACCCGTCATCTGGGCAATGGCGATACCCACTGGCTGGCGATGAAGGGCGTGCAGCCGGACGACGAGCTGCAGGCACTGCCGGCGGACATCCGCCTGCAAAGCTGCGACGTGCTCAAGGTTCCCGGTTGCCAAGGCCAGCGTCACCTGTTGATACTGCGACGCTCGGTCTAG
- the mnmG gene encoding tRNA uridine-5-carboxymethylaminomethyl(34) synthesis enzyme MnmG has product MDFPSRFDVIVIGGGHAGTEAALAAARMGVKTLLLTHNVETLGQMSCNPAIGGIGKSHLVKEIDALGGAMALATDKGGIQFRVLNSRKGPAVRATRAQADRVLYKAAIREILENQANLWIFQQAADDLIVEQDQVKGVVTQMGLRFMADNVVLTTGTFLGGLIHIGLQNYSGGRAGDPPSIALAKRLRELPLRVGRLKTGTPPRIDGRSVDFSVMTEQPGDTPTPVMSFLGNQAMHPRQISCWMTHTNARTHEIIASNLDRSPMYSGVIEGIGPRYCPSIEDKIHRFADKDSHQVFIEPEGLTTHELYPNGISTSLPFDVQLEIVRSIRGMENAHIVRPGYAIEYDYFDPRDLKYSLETKVIGGLFFAGQINGTTGYEEAGAQGLLAGANAALRAQGKDSWCPRRDEAYIGVLVDDLITLGTQEPYRMFTSRAEYRLILREDNADLRLTEKGRELGLIDDTRWAAFEAKREGIALEEQRLKSTWVRPGTPQGDAIAARFGTPLAHEYNLLNLLARPEIDYAGLAEVTEAPAVDAQVAEQVEIKTKYAGYIDRQQEEIARLRASEDIRLPADIDYAGISGLSKEIQGKLGKTRPETLGQAGRIPGVTPAAISLLLIHLKKRNAGQTLEASA; this is encoded by the coding sequence GTGGACTTCCCTTCCCGTTTTGACGTGATCGTGATCGGCGGCGGCCATGCCGGCACCGAGGCTGCGCTGGCAGCCGCACGCATGGGCGTGAAGACCCTGCTGCTGACCCACAACGTGGAAACCCTCGGCCAGATGAGCTGCAACCCGGCCATCGGCGGCATCGGCAAGAGCCACCTGGTCAAGGAAATCGATGCCCTCGGCGGCGCCATGGCGCTGGCCACCGACAAGGGCGGCATCCAGTTCCGTGTGCTCAACAGCCGCAAGGGCCCGGCCGTACGCGCCACCCGTGCCCAGGCCGACCGCGTGCTGTACAAGGCGGCGATCCGCGAGATTCTGGAAAACCAGGCGAACCTGTGGATATTCCAGCAGGCAGCGGACGACCTGATCGTCGAGCAGGACCAGGTCAAGGGGGTGGTCACCCAGATGGGCCTGCGCTTCATGGCCGACAACGTTGTACTGACCACCGGCACCTTCCTCGGCGGACTTATCCACATCGGCCTGCAGAACTACTCCGGCGGCCGTGCCGGCGATCCGCCCTCGATCGCCCTGGCCAAACGCCTGCGCGAGCTGCCGCTGCGTGTCGGCCGCCTGAAGACTGGCACCCCGCCGCGTATCGATGGCCGCTCGGTGGATTTCTCGGTGATGACCGAGCAGCCTGGCGACACCCCGACCCCGGTGATGTCCTTCCTCGGCAATCAGGCCATGCATCCGCGCCAGATCAGCTGCTGGATGACCCACACCAACGCGCGCACTCACGAGATCATCGCCAGCAACCTTGATCGCTCGCCGATGTACTCGGGCGTGATCGAAGGTATCGGCCCGCGCTACTGCCCGTCGATCGAAGACAAGATCCACCGCTTCGCCGACAAGGACAGCCACCAGGTGTTCATCGAGCCGGAAGGCCTGACCACCCATGAGCTGTACCCAAACGGTATCTCCACTTCGCTGCCGTTCGACGTGCAGCTGGAGATCGTGCGTTCCATTCGCGGCATGGAGAACGCCCATATCGTGCGTCCTGGCTACGCCATCGAGTACGACTACTTCGATCCGCGCGACCTCAAGTACAGCCTGGAGACCAAGGTCATCGGCGGGCTGTTCTTCGCCGGTCAGATCAACGGCACCACCGGCTACGAAGAAGCCGGCGCCCAGGGCCTGCTGGCCGGCGCAAACGCCGCGCTGCGCGCCCAGGGCAAGGACAGCTGGTGTCCGCGCCGCGACGAGGCCTATATCGGTGTGCTGGTCGACGACCTGATCACCCTGGGCACCCAGGAGCCCTACCGCATGTTCACCTCGCGCGCCGAATACCGGCTGATCCTGCGCGAGGACAACGCCGACCTGCGCCTGACCGAGAAAGGCCGCGAGCTGGGGCTGATCGACGACACCCGCTGGGCCGCCTTCGAGGCCAAGCGCGAGGGCATCGCCCTGGAAGAACAACGCCTGAAGAGCACCTGGGTGCGCCCGGGTACCCCGCAGGGCGATGCCATCGCCGCGCGCTTCGGTACCCCGCTGGCCCATGAGTACAACCTGCTCAACCTGCTCGCCCGCCCGGAAATCGACTACGCCGGCCTGGCCGAAGTGACCGAAGCACCGGCCGTGGATGCCCAGGTTGCCGAGCAGGTGGAGATCAAGACCAAGTACGCCGGCTACATCGACCGCCAGCAGGAAGAGATCGCCCGCCTGCGCGCCAGCGAGGACATCAGGCTACCGGCCGATATCGACTACGCCGGCATCTCCGGTCTGTCCAAGGAGATCCAGGGCAAGCTGGGCAAGACCCGCCCCGAGACGCTCGGCCAGGCCGGGCGCATCCCGGGCGTGACCCCGGCGGCCATCTCCCTGCTGCTGATCCATCTGAAGAAGCGCAACGCCGGCCAGACCCTGGAGGCCAGCGCCTGA
- the atpB gene encoding F0F1 ATP synthase subunit A produces MAEQTASGYIQHHLQNLTFGKLPNGDWGFAHTAQEAKEMGFWAFHVDTLGWSVFLGLVFILLFRMAAKRATSDQPGGLQNFVEVLIEFVDGSVKDTFHGRNALIAPLALTIFVWIFLMNLMDLVPVDFLPVLAATITGNEHLFFRVVPTTDPNATLGMALSVFALIVFYSIKVKGIGGFLGELTLHPFSSSNIFVQILLIPVNFLLEFVTLIAKPISLALRLFGNMYAGELIFILIAVMFGSGLFLLSTLGVALNWAWAVFHILIITLQAFIFMMLTIVYLSMAHEDNH; encoded by the coding sequence ATGGCAGAACAAACCGCTTCGGGCTATATCCAGCACCACCTGCAGAACCTGACCTTCGGGAAACTGCCGAACGGTGACTGGGGCTTCGCCCATACCGCGCAAGAAGCAAAGGAAATGGGCTTCTGGGCCTTCCACGTCGATACCCTCGGCTGGTCCGTTTTCCTTGGCCTGGTATTCATCCTGCTGTTCCGCATGGCCGCCAAGCGCGCCACCAGCGACCAGCCGGGTGGCCTGCAGAACTTCGTCGAAGTGCTGATCGAGTTCGTCGACGGCAGCGTGAAGGACACCTTCCACGGCCGTAACGCCCTGATCGCTCCGCTGGCCCTGACCATCTTCGTCTGGATCTTCCTGATGAACCTGATGGACCTGGTACCGGTCGACTTCCTGCCGGTCCTGGCCGCCACCATCACCGGCAACGAGCACCTGTTCTTCCGTGTGGTGCCGACCACCGACCCGAACGCCACCCTGGGCATGGCCCTGTCGGTGTTCGCCCTGATCGTGTTCTACAGCATCAAGGTCAAGGGCATTGGCGGCTTCCTCGGCGAGCTGACCCTGCACCCATTCAGCAGCAGCAACATCTTCGTGCAGATCCTGCTGATTCCGGTCAACTTCCTGCTCGAGTTCGTGACCCTGATCGCCAAGCCGATTTCCCTGGCTCTGCGTCTGTTCGGCAACATGTACGCCGGCGAGCTGATCTTCATCCTGATCGCCGTGATGTTCGGCAGCGGCCTGTTCCTGCTGAGCACCCTGGGCGTGGCGCTGAACTGGGCGTGGGCCGTGTTCCACATCCTGATCATCACCCTGCAGGCCTTCATCTTCATGATGCTGACCATCGTCTACCTGTCGATGGCGCACGAAGACAACCACTAA
- the atpE gene encoding F0F1 ATP synthase subunit C, whose product METVVGLTAIAVALLIGLGALGTAIGFGLLGGKFLEGAARQPEMVPMLQVKMFIVAGLLDAVTMIGVGIALFFTFANPFVGQIAG is encoded by the coding sequence ATGGAAACTGTAGTTGGTCTCACCGCGATTGCTGTTGCCCTGCTGATCGGTCTGGGCGCTCTGGGTACTGCCATTGGCTTCGGTCTGCTGGGCGGCAAGTTCCTGGAAGGCGCTGCTCGTCAGCCGGAAATGGTTCCGATGCTGCAGGTGAAAATGTTCATCGTCGCCGGTCTGCTGGACGCCGTGACCATGATCGGTGTGGGTATCGCCCTGTTCTTCACCTTCGCGAACCCCTTCGTTGGTCAAATCGCCGGCTAA
- the atpA gene encoding F0F1 ATP synthase subunit alpha, with amino-acid sequence MQQLNPSEISEIIKGRIEKLDVSSQARNEGTVVSVSDGIVRIYGLADVMYGEMIEFPGGVYGMALNLEQDSVGAVVLGAYTTLAEGMSAKCTGRILEVPVGPELLGRVVDALGNPIDGKGPINAQATDAVEKVAPGVIWRKSVDQPVQTGYKSVDAMIPVGRGQRELIIGDRQIGKTALAVDAIINQKNSGIRCVYVAIGQKQSTIANVVRKLEEAGALANTIVVAASASESAALQFLAPYAGCTMGEYFRDRGEDALIVYDDLSKQAVAYRQISLLLRRPPGREAYPGDVFYLHSRLLERASRVSEEYVEKFTNGAVKGKTGSLTALPIIETQAGDVSAFVPTNVISITDGQIFLESAMFNSGIRPAVNAGISVSRVGGAAQTKIIKKLSGGIRTALAQYRELAAFAQFASDLDEATRKQLDHGQRVTELMKQKQYAPMSIADMAVSLYAAERGFLADVEVAKIISFEQALIAFFNRENAALMAKINEKGDFNDDIDAQLKAGIEKFKATQTW; translated from the coding sequence ATGCAGCAACTCAATCCTTCCGAAATTAGTGAAATCATCAAGGGACGTATCGAGAAACTCGACGTCTCTTCCCAAGCCCGCAACGAAGGTACCGTGGTATCCGTTTCCGACGGTATCGTGCGTATCTACGGTCTGGCCGACGTTATGTACGGCGAAATGATCGAGTTCCCGGGCGGCGTCTACGGTATGGCGCTGAACCTGGAGCAGGACTCCGTCGGTGCCGTGGTTCTGGGTGCGTACACCACCCTGGCCGAAGGCATGAGCGCCAAGTGCACCGGCCGCATCCTGGAAGTCCCGGTTGGTCCGGAACTGCTGGGCCGCGTGGTCGATGCCCTGGGCAACCCGATCGACGGCAAAGGCCCGATCAATGCTCAAGCCACCGACGCCGTCGAGAAAGTCGCTCCGGGCGTGATCTGGCGTAAGTCGGTCGACCAGCCTGTACAGACCGGTTACAAGTCGGTCGATGCCATGATCCCGGTCGGCCGTGGCCAGCGCGAGCTGATCATCGGTGACCGTCAGATCGGTAAGACCGCTCTGGCCGTCGACGCCATCATCAACCAGAAGAACAGCGGCATCCGCTGCGTCTACGTGGCCATCGGTCAGAAGCAATCGACCATCGCCAACGTGGTGCGCAAGCTGGAAGAAGCTGGCGCCCTGGCCAACACCATCGTTGTCGCCGCGTCCGCGTCCGAGTCGGCTGCCCTGCAGTTCCTCGCGCCGTACGCCGGTTGCACCATGGGCGAATACTTCCGCGACCGCGGTGAAGACGCCCTGATCGTGTACGACGACCTGTCCAAGCAGGCCGTGGCCTACCGTCAGATCTCCCTGCTGCTGCGCCGTCCGCCGGGCCGCGAAGCCTACCCGGGCGACGTGTTCTATCTCCACAGCCGTCTGCTGGAGCGCGCTTCCCGTGTTTCCGAAGAGTACGTCGAGAAGTTCACCAACGGTGCCGTGAAGGGCAAGACCGGTTCCCTGACCGCTCTGCCGATCATCGAAACCCAGGCTGGCGACGTTTCCGCGTTCGTTCCGACCAACGTGATCTCCATCACCGACGGTCAGATCTTCCTGGAATCGGCCATGTTCAACTCGGGTATCCGTCCGGCCGTCAACGCCGGTATCTCGGTTTCCCGCGTGGGTGGTGCCGCTCAGACCAAGATCATCAAGAAGCTCTCCGGTGGTATCCGTACCGCTCTGGCTCAGTACCGTGAACTGGCGGCCTTCGCCCAGTTCGCCTCTGACCTGGACGAAGCCACCCGCAAGCAGCTGGATCACGGTCAGCGCGTTACCGAGCTGATGAAGCAGAAGCAGTACGCGCCGATGTCCATCGCCGACATGGCGGTGAGCCTGTATGCCGCCGAGCGTGGTTTCCTGGCCGACGTCGAAGTCGCCAAGATCATCAGCTTCGAGCAGGCCCTGATCGCCTTCTTCAACCGTGAGAACGCCGCGCTGATGGCGAAGATCAACGAGAAGGGCGACTTCAATGACGATATCGACGCTCAGCTGAAGGCTGGCATCGAGAAGTTCAAGGCCACCCAAACCTGGTAA
- a CDS encoding F0F1 ATP synthase subunit delta, with the protein MAELTTLARPYAKAAFEYAQGNQQLAAWSAMLGLAAAVSQDDTMQRVLKAPRLTSAEKAAAFNEVCGDKFDAQARNFISVVSENGRLDLLPEIAAQFELYKAEQEKSVDVEVTSAFALSTEQQDKLAKVLNARLSREVRLHVTEDAALIGGVVIRAGDLVIDGSVRGKIAKLAEALKS; encoded by the coding sequence ATGGCAGAACTGACCACGCTGGCCCGTCCTTACGCTAAGGCTGCCTTCGAGTACGCCCAAGGCAACCAGCAGCTGGCCGCATGGTCGGCCATGCTGGGCCTCGCTGCAGCGGTGTCGCAGGACGACACCATGCAGCGCGTGCTCAAGGCCCCGCGTTTGACGAGCGCAGAAAAGGCCGCCGCTTTCAACGAAGTGTGCGGTGACAAGTTCGACGCCCAGGCACGCAACTTCATTTCCGTCGTCTCCGAAAACGGTCGTCTCGACCTGTTGCCGGAAATCGCCGCCCAGTTCGAGCTGTACAAGGCCGAGCAGGAGAAGTCGGTGGACGTGGAAGTGACCAGTGCCTTCGCATTGAGCACAGAACAGCAAGACAAACTCGCCAAGGTTCTCAACGCACGGCTCAGCCGAGAAGTGCGTCTGCATGTGACGGAAGACGCCGCCCTCATCGGCGGTGTGGTTATCCGCGCAGGCGACCTGGTTATCGATGGCTCGGTTCGCGGCAAAATCGCGAAGCTGGCCGAAGCGTTGAAATCTTGA
- a CDS encoding ParB/RepB/Spo0J family partition protein, translated as MAIKKRGLGRGLDALLGGSTAATLEEEAVKVDSRELQHLPLDLIQRGKYQPRRDMDPAALEELANSIKAQGVMQPIVVRPIGGGRFEIIAGERRWRASQQAGLDRIPAMVREVPDEAAIAMALIENIQREDLNPIEEAVALQRLQQEFELTQQQVADAVGKSRVTITNLLRLIALPEEIKTLLSHGDLEMGHARALLGLPLEQQVEGARHVVARGLTVRQTEALVRQWLNAKEKPAEKAKVDPDINRLEQRLAEKLGAPVQIKHGQKGKGQLVIRYNSLDELQGVLAHIR; from the coding sequence ATGGCCATCAAGAAACGCGGACTTGGCCGCGGACTGGACGCCCTGCTCGGCGGCAGCACCGCCGCTACCCTGGAAGAAGAAGCGGTCAAGGTCGACAGCCGCGAGTTGCAGCACCTGCCGCTGGACCTGATCCAGCGCGGCAAGTACCAGCCGCGCCGCGACATGGACCCGGCCGCCCTCGAGGAGCTGGCCAACTCGATCAAGGCCCAGGGCGTGATGCAGCCGATCGTGGTGCGTCCCATCGGTGGCGGCCGCTTCGAGATCATCGCCGGCGAACGCCGCTGGCGCGCCAGCCAGCAGGCCGGTCTGGACAGGATCCCGGCCATGGTCCGCGAAGTGCCGGACGAAGCCGCCATCGCCATGGCGCTGATCGAGAACATCCAGCGCGAAGACCTCAACCCGATCGAGGAAGCCGTGGCCCTGCAGCGCCTGCAGCAGGAGTTCGAGCTGACCCAGCAGCAGGTCGCCGACGCGGTGGGCAAGTCGCGGGTGACCATCACCAACCTGCTGCGCCTGATCGCCCTGCCGGAAGAGATCAAGACCCTGCTGTCCCATGGCGACCTGGAGATGGGCCATGCCCGCGCCCTGCTCGGCCTGCCCCTGGAACAGCAGGTGGAAGGCGCGCGACATGTTGTCGCACGCGGCCTCACCGTGCGCCAAACCGAGGCACTGGTGCGCCAGTGGCTGAACGCCAAGGAAAAGCCGGCCGAAAAGGCCAAGGTCGACCCGGACATCAATCGCCTGGAGCAGCGCCTGGCCGAGAAGCTAGGGGCCCCGGTGCAGATCAAGCATGGTCAGAAGGGCAAGGGCCAGCTGGTCATCCGTTACAACTCGCTGGACGAACTGCAGGGCGTTCTGGCCCACATTCGCTGA
- the mnmE gene encoding tRNA uridine-5-carboxymethylaminomethyl(34) synthesis GTPase MnmE, whose product MTSARETIAAVATAQGRGGVGIVRVSGPRARAIGISLSGLEPKPRHAHYGPWHDDDGQVIDQGLLLFFPGPHSFTGEDVLELQGHGGPVVLDMLLQRCLQLGARQARPGEFSERAFLNDKLDLAQAEAIADLIEASSTQAARNALRSLQGEFSRRVHELTERLIQLRIYVEAAIDFPEEEIDFLADGHVLSQLDAVREYLSTVLREAGQGALLRDGMNVVIAGRPNAGKSSLLNALAGREAAIVTDIAGTTRDVLREHIHIDGMPLHVVDTAGLRDTEDQVERIGVERALKAIGEADRVLLVVDSTAPEAADPFALWPEFLDSKPDPARVTLIRNKADLSGEAVALETCSDGHVTIALSAKSADGLDLLREHLKACMGFEQTAESGFSARRRHLEALRQAQASLEHGRNQLTLMGAGELLAEDLRQAQQALGEITGAFSSDDLLGRIFSSFCIGK is encoded by the coding sequence ATGACCAGCGCCCGTGAAACCATTGCCGCCGTCGCCACTGCCCAGGGTCGCGGGGGCGTCGGCATCGTGCGCGTGTCCGGGCCACGTGCGCGCGCCATCGGCATCAGCCTGTCCGGCCTGGAACCCAAGCCGCGCCACGCCCACTACGGCCCCTGGCACGACGACGATGGCCAGGTGATCGACCAGGGCCTGCTGCTGTTCTTTCCCGGCCCGCATTCCTTCACTGGCGAAGACGTGCTGGAGCTGCAAGGGCACGGCGGCCCGGTGGTGCTGGACATGCTGCTGCAGCGCTGCCTGCAGCTCGGCGCGCGGCAGGCGCGCCCGGGAGAATTCAGCGAGCGCGCCTTCCTCAACGACAAGCTCGACCTGGCCCAGGCCGAGGCCATCGCCGACCTGATCGAGGCCAGCTCGACCCAGGCCGCGCGCAATGCCCTGCGCTCGCTGCAGGGCGAGTTTTCACGGCGGGTCCACGAGCTGACCGAGCGCCTGATCCAGCTGCGCATCTATGTGGAGGCCGCGATCGACTTCCCCGAGGAAGAGATCGACTTCCTCGCCGACGGCCATGTGCTGAGCCAGCTCGACGCGGTGCGCGAGTACTTGTCCACCGTGTTGCGCGAGGCCGGTCAGGGCGCCCTGCTGCGCGACGGTATGAACGTGGTCATCGCCGGCCGCCCCAACGCTGGCAAGTCCAGCCTGCTCAATGCCCTGGCCGGGCGCGAGGCGGCCATCGTCACCGATATCGCCGGTACTACCCGCGACGTGCTGCGCGAACATATCCACATCGATGGCATGCCGCTGCACGTGGTGGACACCGCCGGCCTGCGCGACACCGAGGATCAGGTGGAGCGCATTGGCGTGGAGCGCGCGCTCAAGGCCATCGGCGAGGCCGACCGGGTGCTGCTGGTGGTCGACTCTACCGCGCCGGAGGCGGCCGATCCCTTCGCACTGTGGCCGGAGTTTCTCGACAGCAAACCCGACCCGGCTCGGGTCACCCTGATCCGCAACAAGGCCGACCTGTCAGGCGAAGCCGTCGCCCTGGAAACCTGCAGCGACGGCCATGTCACCATCGCCCTGTCGGCCAAGTCGGCCGACGGCCTGGATCTGTTGCGCGAGCACCTGAAGGCCTGCATGGGCTTCGAGCAGACCGCCGAGAGCGGCTTCAGCGCGCGCCGCCGTCACCTGGAGGCGCTGCGCCAGGCCCAGGCCAGCCTGGAGCATGGACGCAACCAGTTGACGCTGATGGGCGCCGGCGAACTGCTGGCCGAGGATCTGCGCCAGGCCCAGCAGGCACTGGGCGAAATCACCGGAGCCTTCAGCTCGGACGATCTGCTCGGACGCATCTTCTCCAGCTTCTGCATCGGCAAATAA